From Rudanella lutea DSM 19387, a single genomic window includes:
- a CDS encoding DUF547 domain-containing protein — MVAACCLFFAVAVGASAPQSVDHSLFDRVLKKYVDEKGMVNYKGLKKDPKDLNAYLDLLSKNPPAANWSKNDQLAYWINAYNAYTLRLILDYYPVKSIKDIGSKIQIPFVNTPWAKSFIKIGKETMSLDNIEHGTIRKQFNDPRIHFALVCAAVSCPKLRNEAYVGSRLDAQLNEQGVDFLNDPAKNAISGSRASLSKILDWYGDDFEKSGKTLESWINRYSKTKLTTDTKISYLDYNWNLNEQK, encoded by the coding sequence ATGGTAGCTGCGTGCTGCCTCTTTTTTGCCGTAGCCGTTGGGGCATCGGCCCCGCAGTCGGTTGACCATAGCCTGTTTGACCGGGTCCTGAAAAAATACGTGGATGAAAAAGGAATGGTCAATTATAAAGGCCTCAAAAAAGACCCTAAAGACCTCAACGCGTACCTCGACCTGTTGAGCAAAAACCCACCCGCGGCCAACTGGAGCAAAAACGACCAACTGGCGTACTGGATTAATGCCTACAACGCCTACACGCTTCGGCTGATTCTTGATTATTACCCCGTCAAAAGCATCAAAGACATCGGCAGCAAAATCCAGATCCCGTTTGTGAACACGCCCTGGGCCAAAAGCTTTATCAAGATCGGGAAAGAAACCATGAGCCTCGATAATATCGAGCATGGTACCATCCGCAAGCAGTTCAACGACCCCCGGATTCACTTCGCCCTGGTATGCGCGGCTGTGTCGTGCCCCAAACTGCGGAATGAAGCTTATGTAGGCAGTCGACTCGATGCCCAACTGAATGAACAGGGCGTGGATTTTCTGAACGACCCAGCCAAAAACGCCATTTCGGGTAGCCGGGCGTCGCTCTCGAAAATTCTGGACTGGTACGGCGACGACTTCGAGAAAAGTGGCAAAACACTGGAAAGCTGGATTAACCGGTACTCCAAGACCAAGCTGACCACCGACACCAAAATCTCATATCTCGACTATAACTGGAATCTGAACGAACAGAAGTAG
- a CDS encoding TPM domain-containing protein: MQIPAEQQQQIIAAIKQAELATSGEVRVHIEGPCPTGDPVARAIEVFAHLGMHQTREQNGVLFYLAVDDRKFAVIGDKGIDARVPAGFWDETKELMRRHFAQGQYAEGLAGGIARAGEQLKHYFPRLADDSNELSDDISFS, from the coding sequence ATGCAGATCCCTGCCGAACAGCAACAACAGATCATAGCCGCTATCAAGCAGGCTGAGTTAGCCACATCGGGTGAGGTTCGGGTCCATATTGAAGGCCCTTGCCCGACGGGCGACCCGGTGGCGCGGGCTATTGAGGTGTTTGCGCATTTAGGTATGCACCAAACCCGTGAACAAAACGGCGTACTTTTTTACCTGGCCGTTGATGATCGGAAGTTTGCGGTCATTGGCGATAAGGGAATTGATGCGCGGGTGCCCGCCGGGTTCTGGGACGAAACCAAAGAACTGATGCGTCGGCACTTTGCCCAGGGGCAGTATGCCGAAGGGCTGGCTGGTGGTATAGCCCGGGCCGGTGAGCAACTGAAGCACTATTTTCCCCGGCTGGCCGACGATTCCAATGAACTCTCCGACGATATTTCGTTTAGCTGA
- a CDS encoding DASH family cryptochrome — protein sequence MKRILYWFRNDLRLHDNEAFSRAVRQADEVLPVFIFNPALFAPLPRLGFRKTEIFRANFLIESVADLRRNLRNRGAHLIIRVGDPAKILAELAGEIKAEAIYASKEVTSEETGMESRLSKLLKPLNIDLELFWQSTLYHVRDLPFDISRLPDVFSQFRNQVERRAKIRATVEDPMRVKLVPEIDPGDMPSLASFGFSAEQIEALNRPDSRRAVAFKGGETVALQRLERYLWEKDLIKTYKETRNGLLGEDYSSKFSAWLAHGCLSPRTIYEEVMRYEDERVKNDRLALQSTYWLIFELIWRDFFRFVALRFGDRIFKPSGIKHDLQKRWRHDQNLFIRWTEGQTGIPFIDANMRELAATGFMSNRGRQNVGSFLVKDLGIDWTWGAAWFESMLVDYDPCSNWGNWNYTAGVGNDPREDRYFNIYTQATRYDEGGEYVRHWLPELAKVPAPKVHIVSNLSPPEQRQYGIALGDTYPMPLVNPNKWLKR from the coding sequence ATGAAGCGTATCCTGTACTGGTTCCGTAACGACCTACGATTACACGACAATGAAGCCTTTAGCCGGGCTGTCCGGCAGGCCGACGAAGTGCTTCCCGTTTTTATTTTCAATCCGGCTCTGTTTGCGCCATTACCGCGCTTGGGCTTCCGCAAAACCGAAATCTTTCGGGCTAATTTCCTCATCGAAAGCGTGGCCGACCTCCGGCGCAACCTGCGCAATCGGGGGGCGCACCTGATTATTCGCGTGGGCGACCCGGCCAAAATCCTGGCCGAGCTGGCTGGCGAAATCAAAGCGGAAGCCATCTACGCCAGCAAGGAAGTTACAAGCGAAGAAACCGGCATGGAATCGCGGTTGAGCAAGCTGCTCAAACCGCTAAACATCGACCTAGAGCTGTTCTGGCAATCGACGCTCTATCACGTGCGCGACCTGCCCTTCGATATTTCGCGCCTGCCCGACGTATTCTCGCAATTTCGGAATCAGGTAGAGCGCCGGGCCAAAATCCGCGCGACGGTCGAAGACCCCATGCGGGTGAAGCTCGTGCCCGAAATCGACCCCGGTGATATGCCGTCGCTCGCTTCGTTCGGTTTTTCGGCGGAGCAGATCGAAGCCCTGAACCGGCCCGACTCTCGGCGGGCGGTGGCCTTCAAGGGGGGCGAAACCGTGGCTCTGCAACGGCTCGAACGTTACCTCTGGGAAAAAGACCTGATTAAGACCTATAAAGAAACCCGCAACGGGTTGCTGGGCGAGGACTATTCGAGCAAGTTTTCGGCCTGGTTGGCCCACGGCTGTTTGTCGCCCCGAACCATTTACGAGGAGGTGATGCGCTACGAAGACGAGCGCGTGAAAAACGACCGGCTGGCGCTCCAGTCGACGTACTGGCTCATTTTCGAGTTGATCTGGCGGGATTTCTTCCGGTTTGTGGCTCTACGCTTCGGTGACCGCATTTTTAAGCCGAGCGGTATCAAGCACGACCTCCAGAAACGCTGGCGGCACGATCAGAATTTATTTATTCGCTGGACCGAAGGGCAAACAGGCATTCCGTTTATCGACGCCAACATGCGCGAACTGGCCGCTACGGGCTTCATGAGCAACCGGGGTCGGCAGAACGTGGGCAGTTTTCTGGTCAAAGACCTGGGCATCGACTGGACCTGGGGGGCGGCCTGGTTTGAGAGTATGCTCGTCGACTACGACCCGTGCAGCAACTGGGGGAACTGGAACTACACGGCGGGTGTGGGCAACGACCCCCGCGAAGATCGGTACTTCAATATTTACACACAGGCTACCCGTTACGATGAAGGGGGCGAATACGTAAGGCACTGGCTCCCCGAACTGGCCAAAGTCCCTGCGCCGAAGGTCCATATTGTCTCGAACCTGAGCCCACCTGAGCAACGACAGTACGGTATCGCGCTCGGCGATACGTACCCAATGCCGCTGGTAAACCCCAACAAGTGGCTGAAACGCTAA
- a CDS encoding LemA family protein gives MSRTTIIVVVVLVLLGMYGCSSYNGLVEKDTAVEKTWGNVQTQYQRRADLIPNLVRTVQGAANFEKSTLQAVISARANATGINLNADQLTPENIQKFQAAQDQLSGSLSRLLAVAENYPQLRATQNFSDLQAQLEGTENRITVARNDFNQVVGDYNQSVRSFPNNIFAGIFGFQRRGFFEASQAAQSAPTVDFK, from the coding sequence ATGTCAAGAACCACAATTATCGTCGTCGTTGTCCTCGTCCTGTTAGGTATGTACGGCTGTAGCTCATACAACGGTCTTGTAGAAAAAGATACTGCCGTTGAAAAAACCTGGGGTAACGTCCAGACGCAGTACCAACGCCGGGCCGACCTGATTCCTAACCTGGTACGTACCGTACAGGGAGCTGCCAACTTTGAAAAAAGTACGTTGCAGGCCGTTATTTCGGCGCGGGCCAATGCCACCGGTATTAACCTGAATGCCGATCAGTTGACCCCCGAAAATATCCAGAAGTTCCAGGCCGCGCAGGACCAACTGTCGGGCTCATTGTCGCGCCTGCTGGCGGTAGCCGAAAACTACCCACAACTCCGCGCTACGCAAAACTTCTCTGATTTACAGGCGCAGCTGGAAGGCACTGAGAACCGAATCACGGTGGCCCGTAACGATTTCAATCAGGTTGTAGGCGACTATAACCAGTCGGTACGGTCGTTTCCGAACAACATTTTTGCCGGTATTTTCGGGTTCCAGCGTCGGGGCTTCTTCGAAGCCAGCCAGGCAGCCCAGTCGGCACCAACGGTAGATTTTAAATAA
- a CDS encoding SDR family oxidoreductase, with protein MNLNLTGKTALVCGSTQGIGRASAVELALLGASVFLMARNEAALQQTITELDTSQGQQHGFVVADFSQAGSVSNALRDLLAKTPVIHILINNTGGPAGGPLIDASAEAFVQTFHNHLINNQTLVQALAPGMREAGYGRIVNIISTSVKQPIVGLGVSNTIRGAVAQWAKTLSLELGPWGITVNNVLPGYTRTARLDAVLSMRAGASGKTEDEVAAQMEREIPIGRFATAEEVAAAVAFLCTPAAASISGINVPVDGGKTGGL; from the coding sequence ATGAATCTTAATCTTACCGGCAAAACCGCCCTTGTTTGTGGCAGTACGCAGGGAATCGGCCGTGCATCGGCGGTCGAGTTAGCCCTGCTGGGTGCCAGCGTCTTTCTGATGGCCCGCAACGAAGCCGCCCTTCAGCAAACCATCACCGAGCTCGACACCAGTCAGGGGCAGCAGCACGGGTTCGTGGTCGCCGATTTTAGTCAGGCGGGGAGTGTATCCAACGCCCTGCGTGATTTACTGGCCAAAACGCCTGTTATCCACATACTTATCAACAATACGGGCGGACCGGCTGGTGGGCCACTCATCGACGCGTCCGCCGAGGCTTTTGTCCAGACGTTTCACAACCACCTGATCAACAACCAAACGCTGGTACAGGCGCTGGCCCCCGGTATGCGCGAGGCCGGTTACGGGCGCATCGTCAACATCATCAGCACCTCGGTTAAGCAGCCCATTGTGGGGCTTGGCGTGTCGAACACCATCCGGGGGGCCGTGGCGCAATGGGCCAAAACTCTTTCGCTGGAGCTGGGCCCCTGGGGCATCACGGTCAACAACGTGCTGCCGGGCTACACCCGCACAGCGCGGCTCGATGCCGTGCTGAGTATGCGGGCCGGGGCTTCGGGCAAGACCGAAGACGAGGTAGCCGCCCAAATGGAGCGCGAAATCCCCATCGGCCGTTTCGCTACGGCCGAGGAAGTAGCCGCTGCCGTGGCTTTCCTGTGCACACCCGCAGCCGCCAGCATCTCAGGTATCAACGTACCGGTTGATGGTGGTAAAACGGGAGGACTTTGA
- a CDS encoding NAD-dependent epimerase/dehydratase family protein: MQTILGAGGAIGVELAKALPHYTTDIRLVSRNPKAVNPTDQLLPADLTDASQVDRAVAGSEVCYVTVGFEYNTKRWQERWPALIRNVVDACAKHRAKLVFFDNVYAIGGDNVRHITEASPMSPTSKKGEVRAAVDRAILDAVEQGRIDAIIARSPDFFGPVKQTSITMTLIYDNLVKGKSAQWLCNAKVPHSTGYTPDLAKGTALLGNTPDAFNQIWNLPVTPEAPTGEEWAKLFAEVMNAKAGVQTLPSWGLWTLGLFVPIMKEIYEMRYQYDRPYFFDSAKFNSRFNYTPTTNIEAIRQTVGMVKGLKSERVDVTRKMAVI; the protein is encoded by the coding sequence ATGCAAACGATTCTGGGGGCCGGTGGCGCCATCGGCGTGGAGTTGGCGAAGGCCCTTCCGCATTACACAACGGATATTCGGTTGGTGAGCCGAAATCCCAAAGCCGTTAACCCAACCGATCAGTTACTCCCCGCCGACCTTACCGATGCGTCTCAGGTAGACCGGGCGGTGGCTGGTAGCGAGGTGTGCTACGTGACAGTGGGCTTTGAGTACAACACCAAACGCTGGCAGGAGCGTTGGCCCGCGCTGATTCGGAACGTGGTGGACGCCTGCGCCAAACACCGGGCCAAACTGGTGTTTTTCGATAACGTCTACGCAATCGGGGGCGACAACGTTCGGCACATCACCGAAGCCTCGCCCATGAGCCCTACGAGCAAAAAAGGGGAGGTGCGGGCTGCCGTCGACCGGGCCATTCTGGACGCGGTGGAACAGGGACGCATCGACGCGATCATCGCACGGTCGCCGGATTTCTTCGGGCCGGTTAAGCAAACCAGCATCACCATGACGCTCATTTACGATAATCTGGTGAAGGGGAAATCAGCGCAGTGGCTTTGCAACGCGAAGGTGCCACACTCCACGGGTTACACGCCCGATCTGGCCAAGGGAACGGCCCTGCTGGGCAACACGCCCGATGCCTTCAATCAGATCTGGAACCTGCCCGTAACCCCCGAAGCACCCACCGGCGAGGAGTGGGCAAAGCTGTTTGCAGAGGTCATGAACGCCAAAGCGGGTGTGCAGACACTCCCCAGTTGGGGCCTCTGGACGTTGGGCCTTTTCGTGCCGATCATGAAAGAAATCTACGAAATGCGCTACCAGTACGACCGACCGTATTTCTTCGACTCGGCCAAGTTTAACAGCCGCTTCAACTACACCCCCACCACGAACATAGAGGCCATTCGGCAGACGGTTGGAATGGTGAAAGGGTTAAAGAGCGAAAGAGTGGATGTGACGAGGAAAATGGCAGTTATTTAG